The Suncus etruscus isolate mSunEtr1 chromosome 15, mSunEtr1.pri.cur, whole genome shotgun sequence genome contains the following window.
caggagtaacccctgagcatcgccgggtgtggcccaaaaaccaaaaaaaaaaaaaaaaaaaaaaaaagaatgccagtcTTTGGTAATTTCCCTGTCTGTTCTAAACTATTTTCCTTCTCACTTCCTAGTCCAATGGATGGGACCCCAATGAAATGTTCAAGTTCAATGAGGAGAACTACGGTGTGAAGACCACTTATGATAGCAGTCTCTCTTCTTACACGTAAGTCTTAATACTGGCATGTGGTACAATTTGAAGTGTGAGGTCACTCAAACTTGGCAGTTCTCTGGCTAGaagattgattttcttttttgttcatgcTCTTTCCCATAAACATCTAGTTTCCCTGGTGTTCCATCAAATGTATGCTAAGTAGTTGAAGGGGATTTAATATATCAAGACTGGAAACAGTGCTTGGATTTAAGGAAACATTTCTCTTTCTCGCCCTCTTCTGGCACTGGGACAATTGTGGTTTGTGGTGTCCTTCTCAGGGTGCCCTTAGAAAAAGACAACTCTGAAGAATTTCGTCAGCGGGAGCTACGTGCAGCCCAATTAGCTCGAGAGATTGAATCCAGCCCCCAATATCGCCTGCGGATTGCCATGGAGAATGACGATGGGCGCACTGAAGAGGAAAAGCATAGTGCAGTCCAGCGCCAGGGTTCTGGGCGGGAGAGCCCCAGCTTGGCATCCAGGTAATAGCTGGGGATAGTTTGACACTCTGGGAGATTGCTCGAAGGACCAAGATCTGAATTGGACTTTGTTTATGGGAGTGTGTATTGGTTTGAGTCAGTGGTGGGTGGACTAAGATTTCATATATACTCCTGTGGGCccgaagccatagcacagaggtagggtgtttgccttacacgcggttggcccaggatggacctgggtttaatccccagcgttTCATTTGGtttaccaagccaggagcagtttctgagtgctcctggcaggcacaggggaccatatggggcgccaatgaccccctgcatgaaaggcaaaatgccttacctccatgctctctctccggccccaggagattAACTTCTATAGTAAATAGTTTTACTCTCTTTTAAGTACTTTATTTGCTTGAGGTAAAGCTTTTGAATTTAAGTGAGTTTTCAGAATTTTAGTGTATGtaatttgcatatttttatttgtctctgaaaatgaaatcaaagtttacgagattgttttttgggccacacacagttgtGCTTAGAATTTCCTCCTGccagggctgggaaggtggcgctagaggtaaagtgtctgccttgcaagcgctagcataggacggaccgacgttcaatccctcggtgtcccatatggtccccccaagccaggggcgatttttgaacgcatagccaggagtaacccctgagtgtcaaacgggtgtggcccaaaaaagaatttactcctgcctgctctcagggatcattgctggcagtgcttgggggaacagtATGAGGTACCTGGGATCACACatgggtccactgcatgcaagccaagcactcatttttctctttcgccttatacatgtttttgtttgtttgtttgtttttggtttttgggtcacacccagcagcgctcaggggttactcctggctctatactcagaaatcgctcctggcaggctcggggaccatatgggatgctgggattcgaaccgatgaccttcttcatgaaaggcaaacaccttacctccatgctatctctccggccctacttaTACATGGTTTTTAGCTTAGGACAGCTGTACTGGGCTCAGGAGATAGTTCTGATTGGGGCACATGCTTTATATTTTGATCCCAGGTCTCTTGTTTGTAGTGCATGTACTTTACTAACCCCATAATAATGTGCTTTGGGGAGTCACCACTAGCAGTGATCAGAATTTACTCTTTCTGtctctgctcaggatcactcttagCTGGGCTTAGTAGACCAGGTTGGCCCATGTGCAGAACAAGCATTTTAACTGTTGtactctttgttttggtttttgggttgcacccggcagcgctcaggagttactcctggctctatgctcagaaatggctcttggcaggcacagggatgccgggattcgaaccaccatccttctgcatgcaaggcaaatgccttacctccatgcttattctccagccccaactattgTACTCTTATTTCCAGTTCCaacaaaatattcattttgttttgttttgttttgtgtttgggctacacccggtggtgctcaggggttacacctggctctgcattcataaattacttctggcagatttggggggaccacataggatgccgggtaTCCAACTCAggtgggccacgtgcaaagcaaaagccctatcccactgtgctatcattctggcccttttGTCTTTTATAGTATAGGTCAGGAGTGGTAGAATTGTGTAGTATATAGATAGTTTAGTAAAGGTAGACCTTACAAGACCACAAGTCTAGAGccataaaacatttaataaggaGCGATTTTCAAGAAAGATTGTGTAAAATACTAGGCAGCAGTGGGGTGGGGATAGGTTGGAACAGGAGATGTTCATCTCTAAACTAGATGTTGAGCCCAGGACCTCACCTGAGGCACCTGCTCTTTTCTTGAGTCATACCCACAACTCTGAAGCACACCTTGGAAGGGCTTCATCTTTCCCAGAGTGTGGGTTTAGCAGACTTTTAGTTGGTTTTTCATGGAGTAAGTGCTTTGCATGCTGTAATCTCAGGTTTGGCCACCGACACTGCCTAATCCCATGAGCTCCTTTAggaccaactttttttttcccaaacatacatttatttatttaggttttagggccataccaggcagtgctcaggggtccctggctttgtgctcagaaatcactcctgcagacttgggggaccatgtgggatgcctttaatcgaacctgggtctgtcccgggttgcccacgtgcaaggcaagcaccctcttaTGTGCTATCGCCCCTGCCCCTAGGACCAACTTCTAAGTGCAGCCATGAGTAATCTCCGAGAACCACTTttgtgtgggcccaaaaccaaaaccatgtGTGGGTTTGTGCAATTTGAACTCTCTCCTCTAGGGAAGGAAAATATATCCCTCTACCCCAGCGAGTTCGGGAAGGTCCAAGGGGAGGAGTTCGATGCAGTAGTTCTCGGGGTGGCCGGCCTGGACTTAGCTCCTTGCCACCTCGTGGCCCTCACCATCTAGACAACAGCAGCCCTGGCCCAGGTTCTGAAACACGCGGTATTAATGGAGGTAAGTTGTGAAGTTGGCTTATGGGGGCGAGGGATGTTAGGAATTAGGATAATTGAAAAGAtttaaatggggccgggcggtggcgctagaggtaaggtgcctgccttgcctgcgctagccttggacggaccgtggttcgatcccctgatgtcccatatggtcccccaagccaggagggacttctgagcgcacagccaggagtaacccctgagcatcaccgggtgtggcccaaaaacaaacaaaaaaaaagaaaatatttaaatagattcAAAGGATAATACTTTGTGATTATGTATTAATGAGTattatctttttctatttcttaatttacCTTATAAACTATATATAGGCCCTTCCCGCATGTCTCCTAAGGCACAGCGGCCTCTGAGAGGTGCCAAGACACTGTCTTCACCCAGCAGTAGGCCTTCTGGAGAAGCTTCTGTTCCACCACCTCCTGCAGGTAAAACTTCAGCAGTGTCACATGAAGTAATGGGTAGACATTTGTTAGGGGATGTCAATATATCCCTTGTTGGAATGCCAGGATGGGATTATTTCAGGATAGGAAAAATGTTGAGGGGATTTGAATTTATGCtttttaggaaataatttttgctttttactcGTAAGGTTTCAATGTAGTAATTCATGGGTTTTCTTTGGTTtccttaaaaatgtcttttggggggcggccacacccagctgtgctcagggcttattcctggctctgcactcagggatcactcctggcggtgcttgaggatcgaacctgggtcgactgtgtgcgaggcaagtgccctgttcGCCGTTCTGTTTGACCCCGGCCCCACTGTCcccttttttgagtcacacttgggaGTATTCAGAACTTTCagagcttagagatcactctttgCTGAACCCAGGGGACCAAGTGGAGTGCTGGGATCAGCCTGgttaggctgtgtgcaaagcaaatatcccacctgctgtactgttaTGTGTCCTCCCAACTGTCTTTTAAGTTGTCAACATTTAAAAGAGAATTCacataaaatttcaatttttttcaaagtagaGTACAGCATAGCTCTGGCTGGAATTGTGTTTGACAATTGGTCCTCTTCTAAGCATTCCAGTCATTCATTCATGCTGCCTCCGAGTCTTGTTTacctgtgtgtgtatgcatgtaaatttgttactatataaaaatattgggtAAAGTAgccatagagaaagaaaaatgaataagtcTTGCTTTGATTGTGGACAatcggggtttgatccccagcaccacataaggccTCCTTGCCCACCACAAGCTATGAAGactactgggtatggtcctaAAACTAAAAAGGGCGGGTGAAAGGTCATGATGAAAGGTTTGCCTATCTGTGGTGGGACTCTGTGTCCTACCCCAGGCACAAAGGGGAgtaggggccgaagcaatagtcaCCAGGTAGGGGggatttatttgccttgcatgcagctgactattTGCTCTCCttcatcatatatggtcctctgagacctccaggagtaactcctgagtaccattgggtatcagccaaaaaaacaaaaagaagagggtACATGTTTTTGTTCGACTAAGTCTTCTATGTACACATTGCTTATTGGCCAGCAGTAACCATTGTACAGCTCTCCCTTTTCTTGCAGTGGGCCGGATGTACCCGCCTCGTTCTCCCAAATCTGCTGCCCCGGCCCCAATCTCAGCTTCCTGTCCTGAACCTCCAATTGGTTCAGCAGTACCAACCTCTTCAGCTTCCATCCCTGTAACATCATCGATCGTGGATCCCGGAGTAGGTGCCATTTCCCCGGCATCTCCAAAGATCTCACTGGCCCCCACAGATGGTAAGAACTGGATGATTGCAGGTAGTGGGTAATGTATAATTTTGGACAGGATCTTCAGGTGTGTTCTCTTGCTTAGTGAAAGAACTACAAGCCAAGGAATCTGGTAGAACTCTGGAGTCCCAGGAATTGTCTCGGATAGCTGGAAAAGGTGAGCTCCCTTCTTCTCCAAGTCCAAtgtccatttgtttttgtttgggggccacatccagcagcagtaCTTAGGGATAACTCCCCAGTttagtgctgggggtggggggtggagtcACTTAATGAatcatgtggttctggggattgagttTAGCCATTTAaatcaaagcatgtgctccagcccttttcaGCTGTCTTCCTGGTTACAAAGAATCCCCTCTGATCATCGGGAGCATTCCAGTTAAAAAACTTGTGGGAGTCAGAAACccaatgtcttttttgtttaatGTGTGGTACCTTTGCATATATGTCTCTATGTACTTGGGATATACTCCTGTTtgaagggattactcctgaatggGAGTGGGGCTACAGTAGCATAGATTAAAACAGAGCTCAGCTATGTTCAACACATTAGTGCCTTAattactgtgttatctctcagcccAGAAATCTAATGGCTTAGCTAAAGCTCACCCTACCCTTTTTTGTTACTGTTCTTGTCTTGGTGTTAGAACTACTACTGGTGATGcgcagggcttattccaggctctgcactcagtaataagCCCTGGCAGTGCATGTGAGATGATAcagggtggcagggatcaaacctgggttggccatgtgcaaagcaagtgccctgcctcccTAATCACattcctaggggccagagagacagcacagcaatagggcatttgcttgcacgggGTCGACCAAGgacaaacccagattcaattcccagcatctcatgatcccccaagcctgccaggagcgatttctgagcacagagccaggagtgagctacTGCTCTCTGTTCTTTCACTCTTGCATCCCACCCCCCATTTCTTGTGAACTATTCACTGCATGATGTTCATTTAGAGTTGCTCCTTGTGGTGCgagagatcaaaccaggggtgGTTTATTGCATGCAGAGTATGTGGTCTGTTTTGAGGActacaaccagcagcactcagggcttattcctggctctgtgctcagggatcactcttgggtgTGCAAGAAAGACTAtgtagtgctggaaattgaactggcaTTATCAGCATGACTTTTCACTGTACTATGCCTCCAGACCTTAGCCTTTGAGCTGTTTGTGGCAGCCcctttaccaatattttgttccttttgttttattttttggggtcatacctggtagtgctcaggacttactcctggctctgtgctcagggatcatttctgtttgtttttggtttttgggtcacacctgcagtgctcaggggttactcctggctctatgctcagaaatcgctgctggcaggctcgggggaccatatgggatgccgggattcaagccaccatccttctcgtgcaaggccttacctccatgctatctctccggccccagggattatttctggtgggcacaatgggaccatgtgagatacttgtgctcaaacctgggttgactgtgtactAGGAAAGTGCCATTAAGCACCCTTAGCCACTGAACTGTCTTTCAGGCTCCCAATCAACATTTCCTCAATATcttaaaaggttttttgtttgttttgttttggggtcgcctcttgcaggctccagggaccatatgggatgcccgtatttgaactgctgtctgtcctgtgttggttgcatgcaaggcaaaacatcttaccactgtgctatcgctctggccccttcgaaagatttttgaaaattcttttatttactatGTTTTTTGGCTGTTTGCACTATAGTTATCTTTGAGGCAAGAAATTTTCTcactttttcctatttttcataGTCCCTGGTattcaaaatgaacaaaaacgcTTTCAGTTGGAAGAGCTGAGAAAGTTTGGGGCTCAGTTTAAGGTAAGGTAAAATTGGAATAATCTAGTAAGATAAAGTGGTGGGGTAACTAGTAGGTTTTATACAAGTAACCTAGGCTTAGAGGGTTGGGAGAGCAAACAAGGATGAAGGAAGTAAGCAAAATGAGGTTGAGATCAATGGTAATACTGCATATCTTTCTTCTAGCTTCAATCCAGTAGTTCCCCTGAGACCAGTTTGGATCCTTTTCCTCCTCGGATCTTAAAGGAAGAGAtcaaagggaaggagaaggaggttGATGGACTGTTGACTTCAGAACCTATAGGATCTCCAGTCTCCTCCAAGACAGACTCTGTATTGGATAAGGAGGATAAACCACCTTTGCCATCAGCTGGAGGCACTGAGGGGTCAGAACAACCCCCACCACCTTGCCCAAGCCAGACCGGCAGCCCCCCAGTGGGCCTTATCAAGGGAGATGACAAGGATGACGGCCCTGTTGCTGAGTGAGTGGGATTGGGGAGGAGATGGGTGGATGTATGGAGTCAAGAGTGGCAAGCTAGaggatttatttttctctcagacAAGTGAAGAAATCAACATTGAATCCTAATGCCAAGGAGTTTAATCCTACAAAGCCTCTGCTTTCTGTGGTAAGTATGGAAAATGTGGATTTCAATTTTCAAAAGAGAAAGGTCAGCATTTGATGGGGCAATGAAGAGACATTTGGAAGTAGCAGAATAGGAGATGGGATGGATTATAGAGAGTATCTTGTGGTTTGTGACAAGGCATTCTATCCTGTCTGCGAGGTGTTTATGGGTTTTTCTGAGGCTTAGCATTTTCACTCAGGAAGTATGTTGCATGGGGTAGTTATGAGCAAGGGCTTTCTTTGCACCTATGGGACCTGACAGTCTTGGACAAGTCACTTAacctctgcctcagtttcctcaacaATAGTTTAAGACTGCTCATTTCCTGAAGAAGTTTAGCAATATAACTGTAATTGTGTTTGGCATATAGAATTCTGTGGATGCTGTCTGTTGATGTTGCAAATGTAGAAGATGGAGTAAAAAAATACACCATTTGCTTTTACAGAATAAATCCACTAGTACCCCAACTTCTCCGGGACCCCGGACTCATTCAACTCCTTCCATCCCGGTGCTGACAGCAGGCCAGAGTGGACTGTATAGCCCCCAGTACATTTCCTACATACCTCAGATCCACATGGGACCAGCTGTTCAGGTAGGATACTGGGTTGAGCCATGTCTAGGAAATTGGGTGGACTGATTGAGGGACAAGGTATTCGGGGGTTTTATTTGTATGCAAATGATTTTGCTTCACCTGTTCCTAGGCACCACAGATGTATCCATATCCTGTATCCAACTCAGTGCCTGGACAGCAGGGCAAGTACCGGGGAGCAAAAGGTGAGCAGGGCCAGCATGCTCACTAGTGGGTGGCTGCTTAATGTATCCTGGCTGAAGGAACTAGACTTATGTGCTGTTTCTCTTCCACTCCCAGGCTCCCTGCCCCCTCAGCGCTCGGACCAACACCAGCCAGCTTCAGCACCTCCAATGATGCAGGCAGCAGCTGCTGCTGGTCCACCTCTGGTGGCTGCCACTCCTTACTCTTCTTACATCCCTTACAACCCACAGCAGTTCCCAGGCCAGCCAGCCATGATGCAGCCTATGGCCCACTATCCCTCACAGGTAACTTGGGCCCAGTAGGAAACAGTATTAAAGCTCTGCTAAGGATCCCATCTTCTCCACTTTTCGGGCTTTCAGGAGTTGGATGAGAGGCTTGGATCCTCATAGGACCTGTAGCAAGACACTGAATTTTGGAATTGGGGGTGGGAGGGTATCTCTCAATGCTTTAGAACTGGGAACTACTACCGGTGATGATTACCCAGCTAGCCTGTACAGTCAGTGCTCAGACACAGTAATACCCTGCTGCTTGGGCACAGTTTGGGGCTGAGGGGCGTGCATGGTGCCAAGGGGGGTACATGCATTCCAACCCTTTGAATCATATTTCCTGGCTTGGATTTTTCCTTTGACAAGTGAGTCAGAATTTACTTAGAAGGATGTTGGAGTAGTAATACAGTAGTTACTTACCTTTTGCAtgggtgacctgggttcagtccctggcaccccaatatggtcccccaagtctaccaagtgatttcttgagtgcagagccaggaggtccGGCGgccagctgggtatggcccaaaacagtGCACTTAGAATGTCACAGGTAGTAGCTGGGCCAAGACTATAGACTTGGTTGGTCCAGAGCATTGGACAGTAGAACACATTTCCTGAGTTCTTTGCCGTTGCTGACTGACTGCTTCTCTACTCTTAGCCGGTGTTTGCCCCCATGCTTCAAAGCAATCCACGCATGCTGACTTCTGGGAGTCATCCCCAGGCCATTGTGTCCTCCTCTACTCCTCAATACCCTTCTGCAGAGCAGCCCACTCCCCAAGCCCTTTATGGTGAGTACTAGTATGTGTGCACGCAAGTGCTATGTACTGTTCCTTCTGGGCTGAGTTTTCAGCTCTGTGCCATTATCTTTTTTCCTGTAGCCACTGTTCACCAGTCCTATCCACACCATGCCACACAGCTCCATGCTCACCAGCCGCAGCCGGCCACCACACCTACTGGGAGCCAGCCACAGTCCCAGCATGCGGCCCCTAGTCCTGTCCAGGTGCCTGCCATGGGAGATTGAAGTGGTTGGTACAGGACTGGGGTGTGTGGGAGAGAGGGGCTAGGGAGCTTTTCCTAGCCGAGACGATGAGGGTCGATGGGTGGTAAGACTTGGGCACCAGATAAATAGGTGGCACTtacccttccccctccccctgacAGCACCAGGCGGGGCAGGCCCCACACCTGGGCAGTGGACAACCACAGCAGAATCTGTACCACCCAGGGGCCCTGACAGGCACACCGCCTTCTCTGCCACCGGGACCTTCTGCCCAGTCCCCTCAGAGCAGCTTTCCCCAACCAGCCGCTGTGTATGCCATCCATGCTCATCAGCAGCTGCCCCACGGCTTCACCAATATGGCCCATGTTACCCAGGTAAGAACCCAAGGGGGAACTTACTTGTGATTCTATCTGGCCATGGGGCTATGAACCCCTGGTGCCACTAGAATGCTTGGGGTCTGTCCCAGTATTTATGTTGTCTCAATTCCTTTCTGTTCTCTCTTTCATAGGCCCATGTCCAAACTGGAATCACAGCAGCCCCGCCCCCTCACCCTGGGGCTCCCCACCCGCCCCAGGTGATGCTGCTGCACCCACCCCAGAGCCATGGGGGCCCCCCCCAAGGCGCGGTGCCCCAGAGTGGGGTGCCTGCACTATCAGCTTCCACACCCTCACCCTACCCCTACATCGGACACCCCCAAGGTGAGCAGCCCGGCCAGGCGCCTGGATTTCCAGGAGGAGCCGATGACAGGATTCGTGAGTTCTCGTTAGCTGGGGGAATTTGGCATGGAAGAGCTGACGGGCTGCAGGTGGGGCAGGATGCTCGGGTGCTGGGTGGGGAGTGAGGGGTCTTGGAGGCAGGGCCGTCCCTCAGGGCGCCCGCCGACCTGCACCTGTCTGTGAAGTATGTAGGGTGGGCAGAAGCCACAGTCGCCGCCGCcaggggcttgctcctggctctgtcctttgCTTCCCTCCGTCCTCGCTCAGTTGTGATCCAGCAGCCCCCCTCCCCACTGCCTCCCCAGCTCTCAGTGACCCCGACTGTCTCCTGACTTAGCCGAGGTAAGGTCAGCGCAGCAGACAGGGCCAGGCTGGGGTGTGGGGGGCTGAGCTGGGCACATAAGTAAGGGCACTGGCTCACTGGGAAACAGCGATTGATCTGTGCTTCTGACAGCCCCCTGAGACACCTTGAAGAGACCGCTCCTGCCCCaacgccccgccccgccccacccCACTGGACGACTTTGTGTGAAGGGACAGCTGCTTGGGTTCTAATGCTCctgctctcttctctttcccctccAACCAGTTCAATCTCATCCCTCCCAGCAGCTCCCCTTCCACCCCCCGGGGAACTGAAGATTGTCCTGGCCGCGACCTGAGACCTCCATGAGTGGAGGGAAGAGTGATCTATGTCTCTTCCCCCAGCAGTTCGGACCATTCCCAGCCTCCCAATTCCCCCTTTCCCCAGGGGAGCTGGGGAATTCTTGTCAAGCACCTTGAATGGGAGGGGCCTCAAAGTGGGCAGGGCCAGGGTCCAGCGGGGGTAGGggggttccttctctgcccctaCCTGTCTCCCCCATCTTGCCCTCCCATCCTCAACTATTTCCCCGCTGGAGACGGaagatcttttattttctattatttataaccTCAAACTTGGGCCCCCTGTTCTTTCTTTCCCATTAACTTGAGTGATCTGCGTGAGAGACAGACATGCCCCACAAGGATGGTTGGACAAggacttttactttttattacataaaaatattaaaaaaaaataaaaaaaataaaattttaaactaacttAACCTGAGtattgttttctctttaaagacAGTAgtgaatggggccgggcggtggcgctaaaggtaaggtgcctgccttgcctgcgctagccttggacggactgccgttcgatcccccggtgtcccatatggtcccccaagtcaggagcaacttctgagcacatagccaggagtaacccctgagcattaccgggtgtggcccaaaaaccaaaaaaaaaaaaaattatttctgggccagagagatagcatggaggtagggtgtttgcctttcatgcagaaggacgttggttagaatcccggcatcccatatggtcccctgtgcctgccaggggcgatttctgagcgtggagccaggagggacccctgagcgctgccgggtatgacccaaaaaccaaaaaaagaattatttctgggggtacttaggggtccatataggatg
Protein-coding sequences here:
- the ATXN2L gene encoding ataxin-2-like protein isoform X3, which codes for MLKPQPPQQTPPPQPPLPAQQQQAAARRPPGGSSPPNGGLPGPLIAGAAAASAAPGPPAAVSAPCLGPPAAAALAAAAAGSGLRRGPDALLAPQPPPTAPTPAAPHPERPGAAAVGSARGQSTGKGPPQLPVFDGVYNNSRMLHFLTAVVGSTCDVKVKNGTTYEGIFKTLSSKFELAVDAVHRKASEPVGGPRREDIVDTMIFKPNDVMLVHFRNVDFNYATKDKFTDSAIAMNSKVNGEHKEKVLQRWEGGDSNSDDYDLESDMSNGWDPNEMFKFNEENYGVKTTYDSSLSSYTVPLEKDNSEEFRQRELRAAQLAREIESSPQYRLRIAMENDDGRTEEEKHSAVQRQGSGRESPSLASREGKYIPLPQRVREGPRGGVRCSSSRGGRPGLSSLPPRGPHHLDNSSPGPGSETRGINGGPSRMSPKAQRPLRGAKTLSSPSSRPSGEASVPPPPAALPFLAVGRMYPPRSPKSAAPAPISASCPEPPIGSAVPTSSASIPVTSSIVDPGVGAISPASPKISLAPTDVKELQAKESGRTLESQELSRIAGKVPGIQNEQKRFQLEELRKFGAQFKLQSSSSPETSLDPFPPRILKEEIKGKEKEVDGLLTSEPIGSPVSSKTDSVLDKEDKPPLPSAGGTEGSEQPPPPCPSQTGSPPVGLIKGDDKDDGPVAEQVKKSTLNPNAKEFNPTKPLLSVNKSTSTPTSPGPRTHSTPSIPVLTAGQSGLYSPQYISYIPQIHMGPAVQAPQMYPYPVSNSVPGQQGKYRGAKGSLPPQRSDQHQPASAPPMMQAAAAAGPPLVAATPYSSYIPYNPQQFPGQPAMMQPMAHYPSQPVFAPMLQSNPRMLTSGSHPQAIVSSSTPQYPSAEQPTPQALYATVHQSYPHHATQLHAHQPQPATTPTGSQPQSQHAAPSPVQHQAGQAPHLGSGQPQQNLYHPGALTGTPPSLPPGPSAQSPQSSFPQPAAVYAIHAHQQLPHGFTNMAHVTQAHVQTGITAAPPPHPGAPHPPQVMLLHPPQSHGGPPQGAVPQSGVPALSASTPSPYPYIGHPQVCRVGRSHSRRRQGLAPGSVLCFPPSSLSCDPAAPLPTASPALSDPDCLLT
- the ATXN2L gene encoding ataxin-2-like protein isoform X5; protein product: MLKPQPPQQTPPPQPPLPAQQQQAAARRPPGGSSPPNGGLPGPLIAGAAAASAAPGPPAAVSAPCLGPPAAAALAAAAAGSGLRRGPDALLAPQPPPTAPTPAAPHPERPGAAAVGSARGQSTGKGPPQLPVFDGVYNNSRMLHFLTAVVGSTCDVKVKNGTTYEGIFKTLSSKFELAVDAVHRKASEPVGGPRREDIVDTMIFKPNDVMLVHFRNVDFNYATKDKFTDSAIAMNSKVNGEHKEKVLQRWEGGDSNSDDYDLESDMSNGWDPNEMFKFNEENYGVKTTYDSSLSSYTVPLEKDNSEEFRQRELRAAQLAREIESSPQYRLRIAMENDDGRTEEEKHSAVQRQGSGRESPSLASREGKYIPLPQRVREGPRGGVRCSSSRGGRPGLSSLPPRGPHHLDNSSPGPGSETRGINGGPSRMSPKAQRPLRGAKTLSSPSSRPSGEASVPPPPAVGRMYPPRSPKSAAPAPISASCPEPPIGSAVPTSSASIPVTSSIVDPGVGAISPASPKISLAPTDVKELQAKESGRTLESQELSRIAGKVPGIQNEQKRFQLEELRKFGAQFKLQSSSSPETSLDPFPPRILKEEIKGKEKEVDGLLTSEPIGSPVSSKTDSVLDKEDKPPLPSAGGTEGSEQPPPPCPSQTGSPPVGLIKGDDKDDGPVAEQVKKSTLNPNAKEFNPTKPLLSVNKSTSTPTSPGPRTHSTPSIPVLTAGQSGLYSPQYISYIPQIHMGPAVQAPQMYPYPVSNSVPGQQGKYRGAKGSLPPQRSDQHQPASAPPMMQAAAAAGPPLVAATPYSSYIPYNPQQFPGQPAMMQPMAHYPSQPVFAPMLQSNPRMLTSGSHPQAIVSSSTPQYPSAEQPTPQALYATVHQSYPHHATQLHAHQPQPATTPTGSQPQSQHAAPSPVQHQAGQAPHLGSGQPQQNLYHPGALTGTPPSLPPGPSAQSPQSSFPQPAAVYAIHAHQQLPHGFTNMAHVTQAHVQTGITAAPPPHPGAPHPPQVMLLHPPQSHGGPPQGAVPQSGVPALSASTPSPYPYIGHPQVCRVGRSHSRRRQGLAPGSVLCFPPSSLSCDPAAPLPTASPALSDPDCLLT
- the ATXN2L gene encoding ataxin-2-like protein isoform X8; its protein translation is MLKPQPPQQTPPPQPPLPAQQQQAAARRPPGGSSPPNGGLPGPLIAGAAAASAAPGPPAAVSAPCLGPPAAAALAAAAAGSGLRRGPDALLAPQPPPTAPTPAAPHPERPGAAAVGSARGQSTGKGPPQLPVFDGVYNNSRMLHFLTAVVGSTCDVKVKNGTTYEGIFKTLSSKFELAVDAVHRKASEPVGGPRREDIVDTMIFKPNDVMLVHFRNVDFNYATKDKFTDSAIAMNSKVNGEHKEKVLQRWEGGDSNSDDYDLESDMSNGWDPNEMFKFNEENYGVKTTYDSSLSSYTVPLEKDNSEEFRQRELRAAQLAREIESSPQYRLRIAMENDDGRTEEEKHSAVQRQGSGRESPSLASREGKYIPLPQRVREGPRGGVRCSSSRGGRPGLSSLPPRGPHHLDNSSPGPGSETRGINGGPSRMSPKAQRPLRGAKTLSSPSSRPSGEASVPPPPAVGRMYPPRSPKSAAPAPISASCPEPPIGSAVPTSSASIPVTSSIVDPGVGAISPASPKISLAPTDVKELQAKESGRTLESQELSRIAGKVPGIQNEQKRFQLEELRKFGAQFKLQSSSSPETSLDPFPPRILKEEIKGKEKEVDGLLTSEPIGSPVSSKTDSVLDKEDKPPLPSAGGTEGSEQPPPPCPSQTGSPPVGLIKGDDKDDGPVAEQVKKSTLNPNAKEFNPTKPLLSVNKSTSTPTSPGPRTHSTPSIPVLTAGQSGLYSPQYISYIPQIHMGPAVQAPQMYPYPVSNSVPGQQGKYRGAKGSLPPQRSDQHQPASAPPMMQAAAAAGPPLVAATPYSSYIPYNPQQFPGQPAMMQPMAHYPSQPVFAPMLQSNPRMLTSGSHPQAIVSSSTPQYPSAEQPTPQALYATVHQSYPHHATQLHAHQPQPATTPTGSQPQSQHAAPSPVQHQAGQAPHLGSGQPQQNLYHPGALTGTPPSLPPGPSAQSPQSSFPQPAAVYAIHAHQQLPHGFTNMAHVTQAHVQTGITAAPPPHPGAPHPPQVMLLHPPQSHGGPPQGAVPQSGVPALSASTPSPYPYIGHPQVQSHPSQQLPFHPPGN